A portion of the Stella humosa genome contains these proteins:
- a CDS encoding aldo/keto reductase, which produces MEIRNLGTSGLLVSVVGLGCNNFGGRIDLEASRKVVDRAIDLGITLFDTADIYGNRGGSETCLGEILGSRRKDIVLATKFGMEMSDDGVLVGGARRYIMRAVEDSLRRLKTDWIDLYQLHRPDPRTPIEETLRALDDLIHQGKVRYVGCSNLPGWQVADAQWTALHNGINGFVSCQDEYSLVVRGIDKELIPAARRFGMGLLPFFPLASGLLTGKYKRNAELPAGARLTVTQRLADRYMTDANWGIVQQLGDFAAARGHTMLELAFSWLARRPPVSSVIAGATKPEQLDQNVKAVDWNLTAEDMAEIDRITGQA; this is translated from the coding sequence GTGGAAATCCGGAATCTCGGAACGTCGGGACTGCTGGTCTCGGTGGTCGGCCTGGGCTGCAACAATTTCGGCGGCCGCATCGACCTCGAAGCCTCCCGCAAGGTGGTCGACCGGGCGATCGACCTCGGCATCACGCTGTTCGACACGGCCGACATCTACGGCAACCGGGGCGGCTCGGAGACATGCCTCGGCGAGATCCTGGGCTCGCGCCGCAAGGACATCGTGCTGGCGACCAAGTTCGGCATGGAGATGTCCGATGACGGCGTGCTCGTCGGCGGCGCCCGGCGCTACATCATGCGCGCGGTCGAGGACAGCCTGCGCCGGCTGAAGACCGACTGGATCGACCTCTACCAGCTTCACCGGCCCGACCCGCGCACCCCGATCGAGGAGACGCTGCGCGCGCTCGACGACCTGATCCACCAGGGCAAGGTGCGCTATGTCGGCTGCTCCAACCTGCCCGGCTGGCAGGTGGCCGATGCGCAGTGGACGGCGCTGCATAATGGCATCAACGGCTTCGTGTCCTGCCAGGACGAGTACAGCCTGGTCGTACGCGGCATCGACAAGGAGCTGATCCCCGCCGCCCGGCGCTTCGGCATGGGCCTGCTGCCCTTCTTCCCGCTGGCGAGCGGCCTGCTGACCGGCAAGTACAAGCGCAATGCCGAGCTGCCGGCCGGCGCCCGCCTGACCGTCACCCAGCGCCTGGCCGACCGCTACATGACCGACGCCAACTGGGGCATCGTCCAGCAGTTGGGCGACTTCGCGGCCGCCCGCGGCCACACCATGCTCGAACTGGCCTTTAGCTGGCTCGCCCGGCGACCCCCGGTGTCGAGCGTCATCGCCGGCGCCACCAAGCCCGAGCAGCTCGACCAGAACGTGAAGGCCGTCGACTGGAACCTGACCGCCGAGGACATGGCCGAGATCGACCGCATCACCGGCCAAGCCTGA
- a CDS encoding SMP-30/gluconolactonase/LRE family protein — protein sequence MAVKKTAVKKAAVKKTAAKKAAVKKADAIKGPVGPAPTALPPAPDTSGARWEPERRYPDPLIEQLHPSFARYRLPLASVERLYTGCRWAEGPVWFGDGRFLLWSDVPGNRMYKWEEETGAVSTFRGPSNNANGNTRDRQGRLVTCEHGGRRVVRTEIDGTITVIADRFDGKRLNSPNDVVVKSDGSIWFTDPPFGIISDYEGDRADPELPTNVYRVDGVTGEMTAVAEGILGPNGLCFSPDESILYVVGSRETPRNIQAFDVVDDGTRLARGRVHINAGPGTPDGMRCDVDGNLWCGWGMGQAGLDGVVVFNPGGEPIGRIMLPERCANVAFGGIKRNRLFMTASKSLYALYVNVQGVKGG from the coding sequence ATGGCCGTCAAGAAGACTGCCGTAAAAAAGGCCGCCGTGAAGAAGACGGCCGCCAAGAAGGCCGCCGTCAAGAAGGCCGACGCCATCAAGGGTCCGGTCGGTCCGGCGCCCACCGCCCTGCCGCCGGCACCCGATACTTCGGGTGCCCGGTGGGAACCGGAGCGCCGCTATCCCGACCCGCTGATCGAGCAGCTTCACCCCAGCTTCGCGCGCTACCGCCTGCCGCTGGCTTCGGTCGAGCGCCTCTATACCGGCTGCCGCTGGGCCGAAGGGCCGGTGTGGTTCGGCGACGGCCGCTTCCTGCTGTGGAGCGACGTGCCCGGCAACCGCATGTACAAGTGGGAGGAGGAGACGGGTGCGGTCTCCACCTTCCGCGGGCCGTCCAACAACGCCAACGGCAACACCCGCGACCGCCAGGGCCGGCTCGTCACCTGCGAGCATGGCGGCCGGCGGGTGGTGCGGACCGAGATCGACGGCACCATCACCGTCATCGCCGACCGCTTCGACGGCAAGCGCCTGAACTCGCCCAACGACGTGGTGGTGAAGTCCGACGGCTCGATCTGGTTCACCGACCCGCCCTTCGGCATCATCAGCGACTATGAGGGTGATCGGGCGGACCCCGAGCTGCCCACCAACGTCTATCGCGTCGACGGCGTCACCGGCGAGATGACCGCGGTGGCCGAGGGTATTCTCGGGCCCAACGGCCTCTGCTTCTCGCCGGACGAGTCCATTCTCTACGTCGTCGGCTCGCGCGAGACGCCGCGCAACATCCAGGCGTTCGACGTGGTCGATGACGGCACGCGGCTGGCACGCGGCCGTGTCCACATCAATGCGGGCCCGGGCACGCCCGACGGCATGCGCTGCGACGTGGACGGCAACCTGTGGTGCGGCTGGGGCATGGGCCAGGCCGGGCTCGACGGCGTCGTCGTCTTCAACCCGGGCGGCGAGCCGATCGGCCGCATCATGCTGCCGGAGCGCTGCGCCAACGTCGCCTTCGGCGGCATCAAGCGCAACCGCCTGTTCATGACGGCCAGCAAGTCGCTCTATGCCCTCTACGTCAACGTCCAGGGGGTGAAGGGCGGCTGA
- a CDS encoding sensor histidine kinase, which produces MTTIELSADEAPAGQVNPWLARFRDHGLEAEFRADHLPDQRRRAMIVVASATFAGTLNLVTELPLFLAGDRSLAGIVALRCLAFAIGVGVFLWLRREQRPLWLDIGLAAYGMTIVLLSQVLLATHPGIGIMGATSVACTVALIYFFAPLPFALVVLLTATMSFGGWIAWAWLRVPAPTPDDAYRLVLWLLVLNLVGLFGVNAGQRTLRALFWKQCELEAATRSLSIQRDQLERSFRREQATLGQYRQFAALIAHEFRNPLAIVKGKAQLLQLAARLRAPPDADALPAIERAVDRLDTLFNQWLASDQIEDGDIPFHIETVSVAGLMQQVLDTALPSARHPLALAPVDHRLAVQGDETLLRLAVLNLVDNAVKYSPAGGAIDMAVTAEDGSVTITVHDHGIGIDARHVARVFDKNFRVRPESDIPGSGLGLFLVRRIADLHGGNVTVETAPGAGSRFRLSLPAAAPA; this is translated from the coding sequence ATGACGACGATCGAGCTATCCGCGGACGAAGCGCCGGCCGGCCAGGTCAATCCCTGGCTGGCCCGGTTTCGCGACCATGGACTGGAGGCGGAGTTTCGCGCCGACCACCTGCCCGACCAGCGTCGCCGCGCCATGATCGTCGTCGCCTCAGCCACCTTCGCGGGCACGCTGAACCTGGTGACCGAGTTGCCCCTTTTCCTCGCGGGCGACCGCTCGCTGGCCGGCATCGTGGCGCTGCGATGCCTGGCTTTCGCGATCGGGGTCGGCGTCTTCCTGTGGCTTCGCCGCGAACAGCGGCCGCTGTGGCTCGACATCGGCCTGGCGGCCTACGGCATGACCATCGTGCTGCTGAGCCAAGTGCTGCTGGCAACCCATCCGGGCATCGGCATCATGGGTGCGACGTCCGTCGCCTGCACGGTGGCGCTGATCTATTTCTTCGCCCCCCTGCCCTTCGCGCTGGTGGTCCTGCTGACCGCCACCATGTCGTTCGGCGGCTGGATCGCATGGGCGTGGCTGCGGGTGCCGGCACCCACGCCGGACGACGCATACCGCCTCGTGCTGTGGCTGCTGGTGCTCAATCTGGTGGGCCTGTTCGGGGTGAATGCCGGCCAGCGCACGCTCCGCGCCCTGTTCTGGAAGCAGTGTGAGCTGGAAGCCGCCACCCGCTCCCTCTCGATCCAGCGCGACCAGCTCGAACGCAGCTTCCGCCGCGAGCAGGCGACGCTCGGCCAGTATCGCCAGTTTGCCGCCCTGATCGCGCACGAGTTCCGCAACCCGCTCGCCATCGTCAAGGGCAAGGCCCAGTTGCTGCAACTGGCGGCCCGGCTGCGCGCGCCGCCCGACGCCGATGCCCTGCCGGCGATCGAGCGCGCCGTCGACCGGCTCGACACGCTCTTCAACCAGTGGCTTGCCAGCGACCAGATCGAGGATGGCGATATCCCCTTCCATATCGAGACGGTATCGGTCGCCGGCCTGATGCAGCAGGTGCTCGACACCGCCCTGCCCTCGGCCCGCCACCCGCTGGCGCTGGCTCCGGTCGACCATCGCCTGGCGGTGCAGGGTGACGAGACCCTGCTGCGGCTGGCCGTGCTGAATCTGGTCGACAACGCGGTCAAGTATTCCCCGGCCGGCGGCGCCATCGACATGGCGGTGACTGCCGAGGACGGGTCGGTGACGATCACGGTGCACGACCACGGCATCGGCATCGACGCCCGCCATGTGGCGCGCGTCTTCGACAAGAACTTCCGCGTCCGGCCGGAGAGCGACATTCCCGGCTCGGGCCTCGGCCTCTTCCTCGTGCGCCGGATCGCCGACCTCCATGGCGGCAACGTCACCGTCGAGACGGCGCCCGGGGCCGGTAGCCGGTTCCGGCTGTCCCTGCCTGCCGCCGCCCCCGCGTGA
- a CDS encoding response regulator transcription factor: MTAAAASPPRLSVLVVEDEHELNATIVSYLNLSGFAASGVGSRSAADAWLGAHRCDLAVLDLGLPDGDGLDLARVLSDGDRCGVVLMTARGRLDDRLQGYQAGAVQYLVKPVDLRELVAVLGAVGRQRGQDAVAGWMLDALAWRLVAPGGRDVALTRSELAFLAALAERPGQAVGRAAIIERLGVPADSYDPRRMEIMVRRLRAKVDARTGGTLPVETVHAVGYAFTAPIRRT; encoded by the coding sequence GTGACCGCAGCGGCCGCCAGCCCCCCGCGCCTGTCCGTCCTGGTGGTCGAGGACGAGCACGAGCTGAATGCCACCATCGTGTCCTACCTCAACCTGTCCGGGTTCGCGGCGTCGGGCGTCGGCAGCCGAAGCGCCGCCGACGCCTGGCTCGGCGCCCATCGCTGCGACCTGGCCGTGCTCGATCTCGGCCTGCCGGACGGCGACGGCCTCGACCTTGCCCGGGTGCTCAGCGATGGCGACCGCTGCGGGGTGGTGCTGATGACCGCGCGCGGCCGGCTCGACGACCGGCTGCAGGGCTATCAGGCCGGCGCCGTCCAGTACCTGGTGAAGCCGGTCGACCTGCGCGAGCTGGTGGCGGTGCTGGGCGCCGTCGGCCGGCAGCGCGGCCAGGACGCGGTTGCCGGCTGGATGCTGGACGCACTTGCCTGGCGGCTGGTCGCGCCCGGCGGCCGGGACGTCGCCCTGACGCGCTCGGAACTGGCCTTCCTGGCCGCGCTGGCGGAGCGGCCGGGCCAGGCGGTCGGCCGCGCCGCCATCATCGAACGCCTCGGCGTCCCGGCCGACAGCTACGACCCGCGGCGCATGGAGATCATGGTCCGCCGGCTGCGGGCCAAGGTCGATGCCAGGACCGGCGGCACCCTGCCCGTCGAAACCGTGCACGCCGTCGGCTACGCCTTTACCGCGCCCATCCGGCGGACCTGA
- a CDS encoding DUF4347 domain-containing protein, which yields MPDSSSDRANPYQAADLVVIDATLADWPMLAAAAPDGARVLVIEPCQDGFSRLADHLAVNGPAGAVHVLGHGAPGLAMLGTGRLSTATLDRYAPTLSGIGGSLAPGGAILFYACALAGSDEGAALIDSVADIAGVAVAASIDRTGAGGNWRLDYRAGTVEASVIAADAYPHALAEIAGSTYTATTATGELIIAGGGGGGGGGQGSFTNAGAGGAGGGGDDLVTGSAGDDVIFGDGAGGGGGAFLTFDATLVTPGGVGGGGADTLLGGGGNDIIFGDGLGGGHSKLSVADTVVGGETTDAGGGGFGGGGGGGGNAGQNGSGVSFNGGTGGSGSLGAGGGGGGGTYNPTWMLVPGVGGSSGGIGGSGGTDAVLADGGAGGGGDGTAVPGTGGVDGFPDPGYGGGGGGGGAGLGSGGAGGAGGSANESTSATAGAAGDENFHVVTDPDVLAFLIGVMQGIGVDNMLSLISGEGFAALGSGADVIDGGGGSDDLVGMGGADTFVFELEDAGADDTDRVWDFSGDALALTVGGIRIDDDTRDQVLDGQTADGDDRSIVHSDGTAHQVTITLKGIGRDLTAADFAGAASAGTKPANRDPTGTADAYEVVTGGVLRVGGPGLLTNDRDADGDGLQVQGILSKPANGALEWNAEGGFTYTPEPGFTGTDGFTYALSDGRFGTTAVRVTLTVAPRAEPDDDPDGDWPRPFVVTGGPGNERLSGTYLPDSIQGMDGSDTITGDGGRDQLNGNAGDDLVMGDGDEDVVWGGLGRDRVLGGPGNDWVLGDRGDDTVQGGQGNDHAWGGQGDDIVLGERGRDVLDGGQGDDTLAGGADDDLLRGGAGNDCFVYRAGDGLDRILDFDAAGGDVIRLEVGPGGLLDGVPIGGFDDIADRLFDIPGGVLLSLDGQGIVIEGVTRAQLSAADFLVV from the coding sequence GTGCCGGACAGCAGCAGCGACCGAGCGAACCCGTACCAGGCCGCCGATCTCGTCGTCATCGATGCCACGCTGGCCGACTGGCCCATGCTCGCGGCAGCCGCCCCGGATGGCGCCCGCGTCCTGGTCATCGAGCCGTGCCAGGACGGGTTCAGCCGCCTTGCCGACCATCTGGCGGTCAACGGCCCGGCCGGCGCGGTCCATGTCCTGGGCCACGGCGCCCCCGGACTGGCGATGCTGGGTACCGGCCGGCTGTCGACCGCAACGCTGGATCGCTACGCCCCCACCTTGTCCGGCATCGGCGGCAGCTTGGCCCCCGGCGGCGCGATCCTGTTCTATGCCTGCGCGCTGGCGGGATCGGACGAAGGTGCCGCGCTGATCGACAGCGTGGCCGATATCGCCGGCGTGGCCGTCGCCGCATCGATCGACCGCACCGGCGCCGGCGGCAACTGGCGCCTCGACTATCGCGCAGGAACGGTCGAAGCCTCGGTCATCGCAGCCGATGCCTATCCGCACGCGCTGGCGGAAATCGCCGGCTCGACCTACACGGCGACCACGGCCACCGGCGAACTCATCATCGCCGGTGGCGGCGGCGGCGGCGGCGGCGGCCAGGGATCCTTCACCAATGCCGGGGCCGGCGGCGCCGGGGGCGGTGGCGACGACCTCGTCACCGGCTCGGCGGGTGACGACGTCATCTTCGGCGATGGGGCCGGCGGCGGCGGCGGCGCCTTCCTCACCTTCGACGCCACCCTGGTGACGCCGGGCGGGGTCGGCGGCGGCGGGGCCGACACGCTGCTCGGCGGCGGCGGCAACGACATCATCTTCGGCGATGGCCTGGGCGGCGGGCATAGCAAGCTATCTGTTGCTGATACCGTGGTCGGCGGAGAAACGACCGATGCCGGCGGCGGCGGATTCGGCGGCGGCGGCGGTGGCGGCGGCAATGCCGGGCAGAACGGCAGCGGCGTCAGCTTCAACGGCGGCACGGGCGGCAGCGGCAGCCTCGGCGCCGGCGGCGGCGGCGGCGGCGGCACCTACAATCCGACATGGATGCTGGTACCCGGCGTGGGCGGCAGCAGCGGCGGCATCGGTGGGTCGGGCGGGACAGACGCCGTGCTGGCTGACGGTGGTGCGGGTGGTGGAGGCGATGGAACCGCTGTACCCGGCACCGGCGGCGTCGACGGCTTCCCCGACCCAGGCTATGGCGGCGGCGGTGGCGGTGGCGGCGCCGGGTTGGGCTCCGGCGGTGCCGGCGGGGCTGGCGGCAGTGCCAACGAATCCACCTCGGCCACGGCCGGTGCTGCCGGTGACGAGAACTTCCATGTCGTCACCGATCCGGACGTGCTCGCCTTCCTCATCGGCGTCATGCAGGGCATCGGCGTCGACAACATGCTCAGCCTGATCTCCGGCGAAGGTTTCGCCGCCCTCGGCAGTGGCGCGGACGTGATCGACGGCGGCGGCGGCTCGGACGATCTGGTCGGCATGGGCGGCGCCGACACCTTCGTCTTCGAGCTGGAGGACGCCGGCGCCGACGATACCGACCGAGTATGGGACTTCTCCGGCGACGCCCTGGCATTGACGGTCGGCGGCATTCGCATCGACGACGATACGCGCGACCAGGTGTTGGACGGCCAGACAGCCGATGGGGACGACCGCAGCATCGTCCATAGCGACGGCACCGCCCACCAGGTCACCATCACCCTCAAGGGTATCGGCCGCGATCTGACCGCAGCCGACTTCGCCGGGGCAGCGTCAGCCGGTACGAAGCCCGCCAACCGGGACCCGACTGGCACCGCCGACGCCTACGAGGTGGTGACGGGCGGCGTATTGCGGGTCGGTGGACCGGGCCTGCTCACCAACGACCGGGACGCCGATGGGGATGGCCTGCAGGTCCAGGGCATCCTGTCGAAGCCGGCCAATGGCGCGCTCGAATGGAATGCGGAAGGTGGCTTCACCTACACCCCCGAGCCGGGCTTCACGGGCACCGACGGCTTCACCTACGCGCTGAGCGACGGGCGGTTCGGCACGACCGCCGTGCGGGTGACGCTGACGGTCGCTCCCCGCGCCGAGCCGGACGATGACCCCGATGGGGATTGGCCGCGACCCTTCGTCGTGACCGGCGGTCCCGGCAACGAGCGGCTGTCCGGAACCTATCTGCCGGACTCGATCCAGGGCATGGATGGCAGCGACACGATCACCGGCGACGGCGGACGCGACCAGTTGAACGGCAATGCCGGCGACGACCTGGTGATGGGCGATGGCGACGAGGATGTCGTCTGGGGCGGCCTGGGCCGCGACCGCGTCCTGGGCGGGCCCGGCAACGACTGGGTGCTGGGCGACCGCGGCGACGACACCGTGCAGGGTGGCCAGGGCAATGACCACGCCTGGGGCGGCCAGGGTGACGACATCGTCCTGGGCGAACGCGGCCGCGACGTGCTCGATGGCGGCCAAGGGGATGACACGCTGGCGGGCGGTGCCGACGACGACCTGCTGCGGGGCGGCGCCGGCAACGACTGCTTCGTCTATCGCGCGGGCGACGGCCTCGACCGCATCCTGGATTTCGACGCGGCCGGCGGCGACGTGATACGGCTGGAGGTCGGGCCCGGCGGGCTGCTGGACGGTGTGCCGATCGGCGGCTTCGACGACATCGCCGACCGCCTGTTCGACATCCCTGGCGGGGTCCTGCTGTCTCTCGACGGCCAGGGTATCGTGATCGAGGGGGTGACCCGGGCCCAGCTCTCGGCGGCGGACTTCCTGGTGGTGTGA
- the dgcA gene encoding N-acetyl-D-Glu racemase DgcA produces the protein MATLSISRELFKLAQVFTISRGSRTHAEVVVVEIHDGGHRGRGECVPYARYGESVDSVIAQIEGVAEAVRGGADRHAIQSLLPAGAARNAVDCAFWDLEAKRSGQPVWRLAGLDKAPGPLTTAYTLSLDTPENMGRAAAANSHRPLLKIKLTGEGDLPRVEAIRANAPSSRLIVDANEGWTEAHFPEYAPKLAALGVVMIEQPLHADRDGPLARIARPIPVCADEACHDRHSLPKLAGKYDLVNIKLDKTGGLTEALELAKAARAAGYGIMVGCMVGTSLAMAPGVLVGQGAEFVDLDAPLLMAQDREGGLRYEGSIVYPASPSLWG, from the coding sequence ATGGCCACCCTTTCGATCAGCCGCGAGCTCTTCAAGCTGGCGCAGGTCTTCACCATCTCCCGCGGCAGCCGCACCCATGCGGAGGTCGTCGTCGTCGAGATCCATGACGGCGGCCATCGCGGCCGCGGCGAGTGCGTGCCCTATGCGCGCTATGGCGAGAGCGTCGACAGCGTGATCGCGCAGATCGAAGGGGTGGCCGAAGCTGTGCGCGGCGGGGCCGACCGGCATGCGATCCAGTCGCTGCTGCCGGCCGGTGCTGCCCGCAACGCCGTCGACTGCGCCTTCTGGGACCTGGAGGCCAAGCGCTCGGGCCAGCCGGTCTGGCGCCTGGCGGGGCTGGATAAGGCGCCGGGGCCGCTGACCACGGCCTACACGTTGAGCTTGGACACGCCCGAGAACATGGGCCGGGCGGCGGCGGCCAACAGCCACCGCCCGCTGCTGAAGATCAAGCTGACGGGCGAGGGCGACCTGCCGCGGGTCGAGGCGATCCGTGCCAATGCCCCTTCCAGCCGCCTGATCGTCGACGCGAACGAGGGCTGGACCGAGGCGCACTTCCCCGAATACGCGCCCAAGCTGGCCGCACTCGGCGTGGTGATGATCGAGCAGCCGCTGCACGCCGATCGCGACGGGCCGCTCGCCCGCATCGCCCGGCCGATCCCGGTCTGCGCCGACGAGGCCTGCCACGACCGTCACTCGCTGCCCAAGCTGGCCGGCAAGTACGACCTGGTGAACATCAAGCTGGACAAGACCGGCGGCCTGACCGAGGCCCTGGAACTGGCCAAGGCGGCACGCGCCGCCGGCTACGGCATCATGGTCGGCTGCATGGTGGGCACGTCGCTGGCCATGGCGCCGGGCGTGCTGGTGGGCCAGGGGGCGGAGTTCGTCGACCTGGATGCGCCCTTGCTGATGGCGCAGGACCGCGAGGGCGGCCTGCGCTACGAGGGCAGCATCGTCTATCCGGCCTCGCCGTCGCTCTGGGGCTAG
- the dgcN gene encoding N-acetyltransferase DgcN, which translates to MTALRTPYLMFIGDSHDQLAAKVADGVVYWRRDWCVGQFRLPGCKADLKIPDMSIEEAAKAGVGTVIVGVANRGGKIPDSWVASLEKALDLGMDVASGLHKRLADIPELAAAAKRNGRILLDVRHPTQSFDVADGKKRSGKRLLAVGTDCSIGKMFTALAIEKELRARGKKADFRATGQTGIFIAGSGIAVDAIVSDFISGSVEWLCPANDDDHWDIIEGQGSLFHASYAGVSLGLLHGSAADALVMCHEPTRKHMRGLPTYALPDLAECIRVNEEMGRLTNPNCKVIGLAINTSALDAAAAERYLKETADKFGMPAVDPVRTGVAAIADVLN; encoded by the coding sequence GTGACCGCCCTCCGTACGCCCTACCTCATGTTCATCGGCGACTCGCACGACCAGCTCGCGGCGAAGGTGGCCGACGGCGTCGTGTACTGGCGCCGCGACTGGTGTGTCGGGCAGTTCCGGCTGCCCGGCTGCAAGGCCGACCTGAAGATCCCCGACATGTCGATCGAGGAGGCCGCCAAGGCCGGCGTCGGCACCGTCATCGTCGGCGTCGCCAATCGCGGCGGCAAGATCCCCGATAGCTGGGTCGCCAGCCTCGAGAAGGCGCTCGACCTCGGCATGGACGTGGCGAGCGGCCTGCACAAGCGCCTGGCCGACATCCCCGAGCTGGCCGCGGCTGCCAAGCGCAACGGCCGCATCCTGCTCGACGTCCGCCATCCGACCCAGTCCTTCGACGTGGCCGACGGCAAGAAGCGCTCCGGCAAGCGCCTGCTGGCGGTCGGCACCGACTGCTCGATCGGCAAGATGTTCACCGCACTCGCCATCGAGAAGGAGCTGCGCGCACGCGGCAAGAAGGCCGATTTCCGGGCGACCGGCCAGACCGGCATCTTCATCGCCGGCTCGGGCATCGCGGTCGATGCCATCGTGTCGGACTTCATCTCGGGCTCGGTCGAGTGGCTGTGCCCGGCCAACGACGATGACCATTGGGACATCATCGAGGGCCAGGGCTCGCTGTTCCACGCCTCCTATGCCGGCGTCAGCCTGGGCCTGTTGCATGGCTCGGCCGCCGACGCGCTCGTCATGTGCCACGAGCCGACGCGCAAGCACATGCGCGGCCTGCCGACCTATGCGCTGCCCGACCTGGCAGAGTGCATCCGCGTCAACGAGGAGATGGGTCGCCTGACCAACCCGAACTGCAAGGTGATCGGGCTGGCGATCAACACCTCGGCACTCGATGCGGCGGCGGCCGAGCGCTACCTGAAGGAAACGGCGGACAAGTTCGGCATGCCCGCGGTCGATCCGGTGCGCACCGGGGTCGCCGCCATCGCGGACGTGCTGAACTAA
- a CDS encoding TauD/TfdA family dioxygenase → MTQAMMPVEGPAVWKGSEIDFRQEGLHVLTAAEIEEIDRALVHLKGLGELDLPDITPETFPLPAFSAYLSDLRTTLRRGRGFVMLRGLPRERYSADDMARIYFGIGAHIGGAMAQSHRGELLGSVINVSDFEEAARGYRAGGGLGFHSDSSDVIGLLCLRSARSGGASRIASAAAIHNAILRDRPDLARILYRGFRLRRADLDARHGNGVVFSAHVLPVFTVRDGEFSSYFRSAGVDRAVKAGDMTVTALEREALDAVNRLASSPEYYLDMNFEDGDIQFINNRLLIHARTDYDDHVAVERRRHLLRLWLRVADWPAMPSEQVFHTAEDYGLWRARRTARAEFPSVFLAEMAAKQAAAGRAA, encoded by the coding sequence ATGACCCAGGCGATGATGCCGGTCGAGGGGCCGGCCGTGTGGAAGGGATCGGAGATCGATTTCCGACAGGAGGGCCTGCACGTCCTGACCGCGGCGGAGATCGAGGAGATCGACCGGGCGCTGGTCCATCTGAAGGGGCTGGGGGAGCTGGACCTGCCGGACATCACGCCGGAGACCTTCCCGCTGCCGGCCTTCTCCGCCTATCTGTCCGACCTGCGCACGACGCTGCGCCGTGGCCGCGGCTTCGTGATGCTGCGCGGCCTGCCGCGGGAGCGCTATTCGGCCGACGACATGGCGCGCATCTATTTCGGCATCGGCGCCCATATCGGGGGTGCCATGGCGCAGTCGCACCGCGGCGAGCTGCTGGGCAGCGTCATCAATGTCAGCGATTTCGAGGAGGCCGCGCGCGGCTATCGCGCCGGCGGTGGCCTCGGCTTCCACAGCGACTCCTCCGACGTCATCGGCCTGCTCTGCCTGCGCTCGGCCCGGTCGGGCGGGGCCAGCCGCATCGCCAGCGCGGCCGCGATCCACAACGCCATCCTGCGCGACCGGCCGGACCTTGCGCGCATCCTCTATCGCGGCTTCCGGCTGCGCCGGGCCGACCTCGACGCCCGCCACGGCAACGGCGTGGTGTTCTCGGCCCATGTCCTGCCGGTCTTCACGGTGCGCGACGGCGAGTTCTCGTCCTACTTCCGCTCGGCCGGCGTCGACCGCGCGGTGAAGGCGGGCGACATGACGGTGACGGCCCTGGAGCGCGAGGCGCTCGACGCGGTGAACCGGCTGGCCTCGTCGCCCGAATACTATCTCGACATGAACTTCGAGGATGGCGACATCCAGTTCATCAACAACCGCCTCCTGATCCACGCCCGCACCGACTATGACGACCATGTCGCGGTCGAGCGTCGGCGGCACCTGTTGCGCCTGTGGCTGCGCGTCGCCGACTGGCCGGCGATGCCATCCGAGCAGGTGTTCCACACGGCCGAGGATTACGGCCTGTGGCGCGCGCGCCGGACCGCGCGGGCCGAGTTCCCGTCGGTCTTCCTGGCCGAGATGGCCGCCAAGCAGGCGGCGGCCGGCCGGGCTGCCTAG